The following proteins are encoded in a genomic region of Oncorhynchus kisutch isolate 150728-3 linkage group LG6, Okis_V2, whole genome shotgun sequence:
- the LOC109893432 gene encoding transforming growth factor beta receptor type 3 isoform X6 gives MHRHGSLSSLTHTASANRVYVRVGEDITMPSVCQLQSLFLSHNYLTSDLQPQEVQGCSPVGGGDPEVHVIKLLSAGSRLCGSLQVEVTISLVPPVANAGWHKLVLILSSAVPVNWALTVPGLRGHISVYSSNSVSPLYPPEPDLTLTSMLTSDLSTTHDLLSWANQSGFPKVASYTEADLANHFVIRLAGGGTAHLSLFLSLPTEGGPPVRMLDGRLPWVQERRLRQWLSEGGGRTSGGWEAVSVQCQDGRLNVAVDRHILQTLSLPVSEVTLRDPQCLAQSNSSHFLLAFPVISCGTEGVLQGEPRGVEYKNVVLLWRNKPLVAVGNETDQEPTEWTPLVIHFSCFAAVPSVPSLPVEQPTLQGPGPLPRARAGPLVSLQLFVTEGYEQRQTGPCTITADNRVYVELSAKGALGGGVEVRSCMVSPLSDPRVSPGWSVIRDGCSADSSLTLSNMAHGQEEDEDDEEYYEEEEEVPSVLSFRHPGRAWRNKAGLRKREHGGKRGRGGRAKRKESDGGMGGEEDQIHRLRFSFVLRPIYNNSVQFLHCRICLCGPESVTQGPPTAIIQSGCPNPWGLRIPALVSELPSQQCEYRNFSRPMLVYQPVGVARQLALPAGQRGQMPSVSQLPKPIPAHSSSGVDTGSVLGIVFVAFLLGISLMGALWCIYSHTGAPPPTRRGGLIENTNPALLDSSNSSV, from the exons ATGCATCGCCATGGCTCCTTgtcctccctcacacacacagccagtgcCAACCGCGTCTATGTCCGCGTGGGCGAGG ATATCACCATGCCAAGTGTGTGCCAGCTGCAGTCTCTGTTCCTGTCACACAActacctgacctctgacctgcagCCACAGGAAGTACAGGGCTGTTCTCCAGTTGGTGGAGGCGACCCAGAAGTGCATGTCATCAAGCTCCTTTCAGCAGGGTCAAGGCTTTGTGG ctctctgcaggtggAGGTGACTATTTCTCTGGTGCCCCCAGTGGCCAATGCTGGGTGGCACAAATTGGTGCTGATCCTCAGTAGTGCCGTTCCAGTCAACTGGGCTCTCACAGTGCCAGGGCTCCGGGGACACATCTCTGTCTAT TCCTCCAACAGTGTGTCCCCACTCTACCCTCCGGAGCCTGACCTGACACTGACTAGCATGCTCACCTCTGACCTCTCTACCACCCATGACCTTTTGAGCTGGGCCAATCAAAGTGGCTTTCCCAAAGTGGCCTCATACACAGAGGCTGACCTGGCCAATCACTTTGTGATCAGACTGGCTGGGGGAGGGACAG cacacctctctctctttctctcccttcccacAGAAGGTGGCCCCCCTGTGCGTATGCTGGATGGCAGGCTCCCTTGGGTCCAGGAGCGCAGGCTGAGACAGTGGCTGAGTGAGGGAGGTGGAAGGACCAGTGGGGGCTGGGAGGCCGTCAGTGTGCAGTGTCAGGACGGACGACTCAACGTGGCAGTGGACAGACACATTCTGCAG ACCCTGTCTCTCCCGGTGTCGGAGGTGACACTGCGGGATCCTCAGTGCCTGGCCCAGTCCAACAGCAGCCATTTCTTGTTGGCATTCCCGGTCATTTCCTGTGGGACTGAAGGGGTGCTGCAGGGAGAGCCCAGAGGGGTAGAGTACAAAAATGTG GTGTTGCTATGGAGAAACAAGCCTCTGGTTGCCGTGGgcaatgagacagaccaggagcCCACAGAGTGGACTCCACTTGTCATACAT TTCAGCTGTTTTGCTGCAGTCCCCAGTGTCCCAAGCCTTCCTGTGGAGCAGCCCACTCTGCAGGGGCCGGGGCCTCTCCCAAGGGCCAGGGCCGGCCCACTAGTCTCACTGCAGCTGTTTGTTACAGAGGGCTATGAGCAGAGGCAGACCGGTCCTTGTACCATCACTGCTGACAACCGTGTCTATGTGGAG CTTTCCGCCAAGGGGGCCCTCGGTGGGGGTGTGGAGGTGCGGTCCTGCATGGTGTCTCCCCTATCAGACCCCCGTGTGTCCCCTGGCTGGTCAGTCATTAGAGACGGCTGCTCCGCTGACTCCTCACTGACACTCAGCAACATGGCACATGGCCaagaggaagatgaggatgatgaggaatattatgaagaggaagaggaggtaccTAGTGTCCTGTCGTTCAGGCATCCAGGAAGGGCTTGGAGGAACAAAGCAGGATTGAGAAAAAGAGAACACGGTGGGAAGAGGGGACGAGGAGGACGAGCCAAAAGGAAGGAGAGCgatggaggaatgggaggagaggaggaccagaTACACAGACTGAGGTTCAGTTTTGTCCTTCGGCCCATCTACAACAACTCTGTCCAGTTCCTGCACTGTCGCATCTGTCTGTGTGGCCCTGAGTCAGTGACACAGGGGCCTCCAACGGCCATAATACAGAGTGGCTGTCCAAATCCCTGGGGCCTCCGTATCCCTGCCCTCGTATCTGAACTACCCAGTCAACAG tgTGAGTACAGAAACTTCTCCAGACCCATGCTGGTCTATCAGCCCGTTGGTGTGGCCAGACAGCTGGCGCTACCTGCTG gtcaGAGAGGTCAAATGCCCAGTGTGTCTCAGCTACCCAAGCCTATCCCAGCCCACAGCA GCTCTGGGGTAGACACAGGCTCAGTGTTGGGGATTGTGTTTGTTGCTTTCCTTCTGGGCATCAGCCTGATGGGGGCGCTATGGTGCATCTACTCTCACACAG GGGCTCCTCCACCAACCAGAAGAGGGGGCCTGATCGAGAATACTAACCCTGCCTTATTAGACTCTTCCAACAGCTCTGTGTAG
- the LOC109893432 gene encoding transforming growth factor beta receptor type 3 isoform X5: MMVSGTGWILFCLFLLGERTRRKVDCGELQCSLSPAGALHPVQGLLERFEAGPGCAARESGEKETHVIAVGRGTRSPDKQVTVLLRPLSLSHPSRQTLILVLSSKQPVRWWLEAERLPPDLPVLVQVSPNSTVQPSSLAVQVQPVPSLPFRPRALLRWAMHRHGSLSSLTHTASANRVYVRVGEDITMPSVCQLQSLFLSHNYLTSDLQPQEVQGCSPVGGGDPEVHVIKLLSAGSRLCGSLQVEVTISLVPPVANAGWHKLVLILSSAVPVNWALTVPGLRGHISVYSSNSVSPLYPPEPDLTLTSMLTSDLSTTHDLLSWANQSGFPKVASYTEADLANHFVIRLAGGGTAHLSLFLSLPTEGGPPVRMLDGRLPWVQERRLRQWLSEGGGRTSGGWEAVSVQCQDGRLNVAVDRHILQTLSLPVSEVTLRDPQCLAQSNSSHFLLAFPVISCGTEGVLQGEPRGVEYKNVVLLWRNKPLVAVGNETDQEPTEWTPLVIHFSCFAAVPSVPSLPVEQPTLQGPGPLPRARAGPLVSLQLFVTEGYEQRQTGPCTITADNRVYVELSAKGALGGGVEVRSCMVSPLSDPRVSPGWSVIRDGCSADSSLTLSNMAHGQEEDEDDEEYYEEEEEVPSVLSFRHPGRAWRNKAGLRKREHGGKRGRGGRAKRKESDGGMGGEEDQIHRLRFSFVLRPIYNNSVQFLHCRICLCGPESVTQGPPTAIIQSGCPNPWGLRIPALVSELPSQQCEYRNFSRPMLVYQPVGVARQLALPAGQRGQMPSVSQLPKPIPAHSSNHTGQFLKSILDQRPKY, translated from the exons ATGATGGTGTCAGGGACCGGGTGGATTCTCTTCTGCCTCTTTCTACTGGGGGAGAGAACAAGACGTAAGG TTGACTGTGGGGAACTGCAGTGCTCACTGTCTCCAGCCGGGGCGCTTCACCCTGTGCAGGGGCTGTTGGAGCGCTTTGAGGCCGGCCCGGGCTGTGCAGCCAGAGAGAGCGGGGAGAAAGAGACCCATGTGATCGCTGTGGGGAGAGGGACACGCAGCCCTGACAAACAG GTGACTGTGCTCCTGagacccctgtctctgtctcacccctcccGTCAAACCCTCATTCTGGTACTGAGCTCCAAGCAACCAGTACGCTGGTGGCTGGAGGCTGAGAGACTACCCCCGGATCTGCCTGTGCTGGTGCAG GTCTCTCCTAACTCTACAGTGCAGCCCTCCAGTCTGGCAGTGCAGGTGCAGCCTGTGCCCTCTCTGCCTTTCCGTCCGCGGGCTTTGCTGCGATGGGCAATGCATCGCCATGGCTCCTTgtcctccctcacacacacagccagtgcCAACCGCGTCTATGTCCGCGTGGGCGAGG ATATCACCATGCCAAGTGTGTGCCAGCTGCAGTCTCTGTTCCTGTCACACAActacctgacctctgacctgcagCCACAGGAAGTACAGGGCTGTTCTCCAGTTGGTGGAGGCGACCCAGAAGTGCATGTCATCAAGCTCCTTTCAGCAGGGTCAAGGCTTTGTGG ctctctgcaggtggAGGTGACTATTTCTCTGGTGCCCCCAGTGGCCAATGCTGGGTGGCACAAATTGGTGCTGATCCTCAGTAGTGCCGTTCCAGTCAACTGGGCTCTCACAGTGCCAGGGCTCCGGGGACACATCTCTGTCTAT TCCTCCAACAGTGTGTCCCCACTCTACCCTCCGGAGCCTGACCTGACACTGACTAGCATGCTCACCTCTGACCTCTCTACCACCCATGACCTTTTGAGCTGGGCCAATCAAAGTGGCTTTCCCAAAGTGGCCTCATACACAGAGGCTGACCTGGCCAATCACTTTGTGATCAGACTGGCTGGGGGAGGGACAG cacacctctctctctttctctcccttcccacAGAAGGTGGCCCCCCTGTGCGTATGCTGGATGGCAGGCTCCCTTGGGTCCAGGAGCGCAGGCTGAGACAGTGGCTGAGTGAGGGAGGTGGAAGGACCAGTGGGGGCTGGGAGGCCGTCAGTGTGCAGTGTCAGGACGGACGACTCAACGTGGCAGTGGACAGACACATTCTGCAG ACCCTGTCTCTCCCGGTGTCGGAGGTGACACTGCGGGATCCTCAGTGCCTGGCCCAGTCCAACAGCAGCCATTTCTTGTTGGCATTCCCGGTCATTTCCTGTGGGACTGAAGGGGTGCTGCAGGGAGAGCCCAGAGGGGTAGAGTACAAAAATGTG GTGTTGCTATGGAGAAACAAGCCTCTGGTTGCCGTGGgcaatgagacagaccaggagcCCACAGAGTGGACTCCACTTGTCATACAT TTCAGCTGTTTTGCTGCAGTCCCCAGTGTCCCAAGCCTTCCTGTGGAGCAGCCCACTCTGCAGGGGCCGGGGCCTCTCCCAAGGGCCAGGGCCGGCCCACTAGTCTCACTGCAGCTGTTTGTTACAGAGGGCTATGAGCAGAGGCAGACCGGTCCTTGTACCATCACTGCTGACAACCGTGTCTATGTGGAG CTTTCCGCCAAGGGGGCCCTCGGTGGGGGTGTGGAGGTGCGGTCCTGCATGGTGTCTCCCCTATCAGACCCCCGTGTGTCCCCTGGCTGGTCAGTCATTAGAGACGGCTGCTCCGCTGACTCCTCACTGACACTCAGCAACATGGCACATGGCCaagaggaagatgaggatgatgaggaatattatgaagaggaagaggaggtaccTAGTGTCCTGTCGTTCAGGCATCCAGGAAGGGCTTGGAGGAACAAAGCAGGATTGAGAAAAAGAGAACACGGTGGGAAGAGGGGACGAGGAGGACGAGCCAAAAGGAAGGAGAGCgatggaggaatgggaggagaggaggaccagaTACACAGACTGAGGTTCAGTTTTGTCCTTCGGCCCATCTACAACAACTCTGTCCAGTTCCTGCACTGTCGCATCTGTCTGTGTGGCCCTGAGTCAGTGACACAGGGGCCTCCAACGGCCATAATACAGAGTGGCTGTCCAAATCCCTGGGGCCTCCGTATCCCTGCCCTCGTATCTGAACTACCCAGTCAACAG tgTGAGTACAGAAACTTCTCCAGACCCATGCTGGTCTATCAGCCCGTTGGTGTGGCCAGACAGCTGGCGCTACCTGCTG gtcaGAGAGGTCAAATGCCCAGTGTGTCTCAGCTACCCAAGCCTATCCCAGCCCACAGCA GTAACCACACGGGACAGTTCCTAAAGTCTATCCTGGACCAAAGGCCAAAATACTGA